One Dromiciops gliroides isolate mDroGli1 chromosome 3, mDroGli1.pri, whole genome shotgun sequence DNA segment encodes these proteins:
- the LOC122750437 gene encoding olfactory receptor 51A4-like, translated as MSTFNNSEGEVFTFLLIGIPGLEHTHMWISIPICLIYFVTICGNCTILLIIKTESSLHKPMYYFLSMLAFSDLGLSLSSLPTMLRVFLLNASRISADACFAQQFFIHGFSLMESSVLMIMSFDRFIAIHNPLRYSTILTNARATKLGMMLTMISFLLILPFPLTLKSLTYCKKIPLSHSYCLHQDVMKLACSDNKVDIIYGFFVALVGMLDLLLISISYIFILKTVLGIASHQEQLKALSTCVSHICAVLMFYIPVITLAILYRFGKHAPLLIRILMADVFLLVPPLMNPIVYCVKTQQIRIRILRKLYLK; from the coding sequence ATGTCTACATTCAACAACTCTGAGGGTGAGGTCTTCACCTTCCTTTTGATAGGAATCCCAGGACTGGAACACACTCACATGTGGATCTCAATTCCCATCTGTCTTATATACTTTGTCACCATTTGTGGCAACTGTACCATCCTCTTAATCATTAAGACTGAATCCTCACTTCATAAGCCAATGTACTATTTTCTTTCCATGCTGGCCTTTTCTGACCTAGGCCTATCCCTGTCATCCTTACCTACAATGCTAAGAGTCTTTTTATTGAATGCTTCCAGAATCTCTGCTGATGCCTGCTTTGCCCAGCAGTTTTTTATCCATGGTTTCTCTCTCATGGAATCTTCAGTTCTTATGATCATGTCATTTGATCGTTTCATAGCCATCCACAATCCTCTAAGATATAGCACTATCCTTACCAATGCAAGAGCTACCAAACTTGGCATGATGTTAACCATGATAAGTTTTTTATTgattcttccatttcctttgacTCTGAAGAGCCTGACATATTGTAAGAAGATCCCCCTTTCCCATTCTTACTGTTTACATCAGGACGTTATGAAACTGGCTTGCTCTGATAATAAGGTTGATATTATCTATGGCTTCTTTGTTGCTCTGGTAGGCATGCTGGACTTATTATTAATTTCAATTTCCTACATTTTCATTCTGAAGACTGTTTTAGGCATTGCTTCCCACCAAGAACAACTCAAGGCTCTCAGCACCTGTGTGTCTCATATTTGTGCTGTGCTTATGTTTTACATACCTGTTATTACCCTGGCTATTCTTTACCGCTTTGGCAAGCATGCTCCTCTACTCATTAGAATCCTAATGGCTGATGTCTTCTTGTTGGTCCCACCATTAATGAACCCCATAGTATATTGTGTGAAGACCCAACAGATTCGAATCAGAATCCTGAGGAAACTGTATCTAAAGTAG
- the LOC122750611 gene encoding olfactory receptor 51A4-like: MSHLNTTEIEISTFVLIGIPGMEHVHIWISIPFCLIYIIATLGNSTILLLIKTEPSLHEPMYYFLSMLAFSDLCLSFSSLPTMLRIFLFNAPGISVDACIAQEFFIHTFTAMESSVLVIMSFDRFIAIRNPLRYSSIFTNVRVMQIVLGFAIASFTCIIPFPITLKRLRFCKGNLLSHSYCLHQDIMRLACSDNRVNVIYGFFVALLGMMNLVLILLSYIMILKTVLGIASHQERLKAFNTCISHICAVFIFYVPVVTLAIVHRFAKHGSPLIRILIADVYLLVPPLMNPIVYCVKTRQIREKVLGKLCLKKI, from the coding sequence ATGTCTCATCTCAACACCACTGAGATTGAAATTTCTACCTTTGTCCTCATTGGGATCCCAGGAATGGAGCATGTGCATATATGGATATCCATTCCCTTCTGCCTCATATATATCATTGCCACATTAGGCAACTCTACTATTCTCCTCCTTATCAAGACAGAACCTTCTCTCCATGAACCcatgtattattttctttccatgCTGGCTTTTTCAGATCTTTGcttatctttctcttccttgccAACCATGCTGAGAATCTTCTTATTCAATGCTCCAGGGATCTCTGTTGATGCTTGCATTGCCCAGGAATTCTTCATCCACACCTTCACTGCCATGGAGTCTTCTGTGCTTGTCATCATGTCTTTTGATCGTTTCATAGCCATCCGTAACCCTCTAAGATATAGTTCCATTTTCACCAATGTCAGAGTCATGCAAATTGTATTGGGCTTTGCTATTGCCTCTTTTACATGTATAATCCCATTCCCTATCACTCTAAAGAGGCTAAGATTTTGTAAGGGAAACCTCCTCTCCCATTCCTATTGTCTCCATCAGGATATAATGAGATTGGCCTGTTCTGATAACAGAGTCAATGTCATCTATGgtttttttgttgctttgttaGGCATGATGAACTTAGTATTGATTTTGTTATCCTACATAATGATCCTGAAGACTGTTTTAGGTATTGCTTCCCATCAAGAGCGGTTAAAGGCCTTCAACACTTGCATTTCTCATATCTGTGcagttttcattttctatgttcctGTTGTCACCCTGGCTATTGTCCACCGTTTTGCCAAACACGGATCACCATTAATTAGGATCCTCATTGCTGATGTCTACCTTTTAGTTCCTCCACTGATGAACCCTATTGTTTACTGTGTGAAGACTCGTCAAATCCGTGAGAAGGTTCTTGGGAAACTGTGTCTGAAGAAGATCTGA